From a region of the Candidatus Acidiferrales bacterium genome:
- a CDS encoding sulfurtransferase, with product MGEYAHPEVLISTQWVFDHAKDPRVKLVEVDVDTAAYDQGHIEGAIGWNWQSQLQDGIRRDLIDKRGFEQLLSESGISNDDTVIVYGDNNNWFAAWAFWQLKLYGHRDARVMDGGRKKWLEEKRPFTTVAPKVAPAQYRAQEPDAAIRATRELIFAVLDRRHTAHLVDVRSPDEFTGKIIAPPGMMETAQRGGHIPGAKNIPWSQAVREDGTFKPVEELRELYTSRGILPGQEAIAYCRIGERSSHTWFVLKYLLGFEKVRNYDGSWTEWGNLVGAPIEKGVAAAAT from the coding sequence ATGGGGGAATACGCACATCCGGAGGTTCTGATCAGCACACAATGGGTGTTCGACCACGCCAAGGATCCCAGGGTCAAACTCGTGGAAGTGGACGTGGACACCGCCGCGTACGACCAGGGCCATATTGAGGGGGCCATCGGCTGGAACTGGCAGAGCCAGCTCCAAGACGGCATCCGGCGCGACCTTATCGACAAGCGGGGCTTTGAGCAGTTGCTGAGCGAGTCCGGGATTTCGAACGACGACACGGTGATTGTCTATGGCGACAACAACAACTGGTTTGCGGCCTGGGCCTTCTGGCAGCTCAAACTTTACGGCCACCGCGACGCGCGCGTAATGGACGGCGGGCGCAAGAAATGGCTGGAGGAGAAGCGGCCGTTTACGACGGTTGCGCCCAAGGTGGCGCCGGCGCAGTATCGCGCCCAGGAGCCAGACGCGGCCATTCGCGCCACTCGCGAATTGATCTTCGCCGTGCTGGATCGCCGTCACACCGCTCATTTGGTGGATGTGCGCTCGCCGGATGAGTTCACCGGCAAGATCATCGCTCCGCCGGGGATGATGGAAACGGCCCAGCGCGGCGGCCACATTCCCGGAGCGAAGAATATTCCGTGGTCGCAGGCGGTGCGCGAGGACGGCACCTTCAAACCAGTCGAAGAATTGCGCGAACTCTATACCTCAAGAGGCATCCTGCCCGGGCAAGAAGCCATTGCCTATTGCCGCATTGGCGAACGCTCTTCGCACACCTGGTTCGTGCTGAAATACCTGCTCGGTTTTGAAAAGGTGCGGAACTATGACGGTTCGTGGACCGAGTGGGGCAACCTGGTAGGCGCGCCGATCGAGAAGGGTGTAGCCGCCGCAGCGACCTAG